The following proteins come from a genomic window of Triticum aestivum cultivar Chinese Spring chromosome 6A, IWGSC CS RefSeq v2.1, whole genome shotgun sequence:
- the LOC123130648 gene encoding probable high-affinity nitrate transporter-activating protein 2.2 → MARQGMVTALLLVVLAAGCCASAGAVAYLSKLPVTLDVTASPSPGQVLHAGEDVITVTWALDASQPAGKDADYKNVKVSLCYAPVSQKEREWRKTHDDLKKDKTCQFKVTQQAYPGTGKVEYRVALDIPTATYYVRAYALDASGTQVAYGQTAPASAFNVVSITGVTTSIKVAAGVFSAFSVASLAFFFFIEKRKKNN, encoded by the exons ATGGCTCGCCAAGGCATGGTCACGGCGCTGCTGCTGGTGGTCCTCGCCGCCGGCTGCTGCGCGTCGGCGGGCGCCGTGGCGTACCTCTCCAAGCTGCCGGTGACACTTGACGTCACCGCCTCCCCCAGTCCCGGCCAAG TTCTTCACGCCGGCGAGGACGTGATCACGGTGACGTGGGCCTTGGACGCGAGCCAGCCGGCCGGCAAGGACGCCGACTACAAGAACGTGAAGGTGAGCCTCTGCTACGCACCGGTGAGCCAGAAGGAGCGTGAGTGGCGCAAGACCCACGACGACCTCAAGAAGGACAAGACCTGCCAGTTCAAGGTCACCCAGCAGGCCTACCCCGGCACCGGCAAGGTCGAGTACCGCGTCGCCCTCGACATCCCCACCGCCACCTACTACGTGCGCGCCTACGCGCTCGACGCCTCCGGCACGCAGGTCGCCTACGGCCAGACCGCGCCCGCCTCCGCCTTCAACGTCGTCAGCATCACCGGCGTCACCACCTCCATCAAGGTCGCCGCCGGCGTCTTCTCCGCCTTCTCCGTCGCCTCCctcgccttcttcttcttcattgagaAACGCAAGAAGAACAACTAG